GTTTGGATTTCTGTTTCGCTGTCTCCTTTAGACAATTAGAATTGCTGCTGAACTTTGGTAGAAAAAGGGGCCAAAACTTTGAACTGGGAACCAAATGTTTACTtgaaattggcacttgttaCTTGACATTCTGCTGCGGACATAAATTTTGAAGGAAGTTTCTACTGTAATTCGTACTCTGATGCAATTTGCTTTTCTGCTTTATCTACTTTTCACAGTTCTGAAACTCATTAGTTGGAATCAGGTCATGGACTAGACGCTATCTTTTAAACCTGGTAACATATAGGAACTGCCGGGTGTCTCCCAATTTTCTCCTTTAGTTGCCTAGAATGGGAAGAGTTGCCCTGCCACATAGAATATGAAGCTGCTGACCTGATGGTTGCCTTGAAGAAACATGATATGGCTTTCATTTTTTCTAACTCGTATTAACTGAAATGCATCTCTATTGGAGTTATATCTATGAATTCCAGTAGTTAAGTAGTATTCCAGTTGTCTTTCTTTCGTGCTGACTTTAGAATTGCTTTAATAATGTTAGACAAATTCCTCGTATGCTGATTTCAAAAAAGAGAACTCTTGCTACTGGTATGATCGGCTCACACCGCTTCTTCTTGGAAGACACGCGACAGGCAGCCGTGCCCAATCTGCAAGCGAGGTAGTACCATCGGAACCGCCTCACCGTGAAAGAGCCAACACTTATGCTAGGAGCCGGAAGGGAAAAGGTAAAGCCTCTAGCTCGATGTCCCCTAATCCGGCGAGCATGGGTGTCCAAGGGGATGAGGGGGACGTGTACTATGTTCCGCCAGTTCCAGGGGCTGTTGGAGGAAAACGGTCAGCCTCAAGCTTGGGGACCAGCGATGAACCGGAGGGGACTAGAGGGTCAAAATTGACAAGGTCATCCACTGGACTTGAGGATGCTATTAGCAAAATTGGAAATTACTCCGAAGTTGTACTTGAGGACAGACAGAGTAGGATGGAGTTCGAGTCCCTATACAGTGCAATCCAATGCCAGGATGTGATCGACACAATGGAGATTCCGGACAACTGGAGGATACATGCTAACTGTCATTATGCCAATAGTGACAGAGAGGGGGAACGAGTTATTTTCCTCAGGGCTTCTGCAGCTGACCGGTATGGCTATATCCTTAAGTTGATGCAGGAGAAAGGCTTGGCTTGAGTTGTAGCTGTTGAAAACAGAGTATATTTGTACTAACTTAATTATGTGTGTTGCTGAGACTTGGAGTTGATTTTTCTTTACTTCTTGTTGGCCTGAAGTTTGTGACTGGTCACAACTTCTCCCGTTGGGGCTAATGAGCTTAATTATGTGTGTTGCTAATGAGCTTTCTCAAACGTGAAGTTAATCCTGAGAAAGAACTAGTTGGGGATTTTAACTGAATGCATTTGTGCCGATCTCCTGGTTCTAAGGTTTCTAAATTACTAAGCATGTGACAAGTTTTACAACGTCGAATAGGGCAATTCCCAGTCGCAAAATTAAGCACAAGCTGCTCACATTAATTAATCTATTTTTTTACCAATTATGGGAACTAATTAAATTTATTCCAAACGTACAAATCAGGTAAAACGGCAAGTGAAAAAGAACCGTCAGGATATTGCCGGTTCCAGTCAGCATATGAAAGCTTCCAGTCATGATATTGTCGGTTCCAGTCATGCTTTTCAAGTTCAGAATGAAGATGGGCCCTatgaaaaataatagaaaagaagggaaaaaacagTGCTATTGCCGGTTCCAGTCATGCTTTTTATTTTCTAGCAGGactatatatgtgtatgtgtcaCCAACAAGCATTACATGTATAAAAACTCATGTGCATGGAAATTTCTTCAACAACACTCCGTTGTCATCTCAAATAATCTGCCTCTGTGGAGTATTTGCCTCTGTTGGAGTAGGAACTGTCAGGACACTCACCGCAGATGACTTTTTTATTCATAGCATAATAAGTATTCATCTCTTTTAACGATCTTCTGGCATAGGTTTTGTCATGTTTCCTTTGGCTTTATTCAGGGACTTGTCATGTCTGCCATACTTCGACCACCTATACTTGATACAAGTTTCATAAAATGGGGAAGTGCATGTGCTCGTATGCTTTCCACAGACTTGGAGTTATTCGATAATTGTGAGCCCAAGTAGTAGCTCACTGGTGCTGGGGCTGTCACCGAACAACTCACGAATCTTAACATGTATCTGATAATTGAAGTTCATCCATACACCCTATAAATAACTCGTAGTACCATCATATGCATTTCAACCCAATTGCTTGCTCTGCACCCACAGAACTAGTTCACGATCAGAAGAGCTCTGACGAATAACCGATCAAGTTGTTTCCTGGTAGTGTGCTCGTTGATTGTCCGAGTAGTAGCTCAATGACGGGATTGGGTGTAGCAATCTGCAAAATACGTGGTGGTTGTCAAGCACATTAGGTAAATTCAAAAGTGAAATGAAATCTTACCCAGACGTATGCTGCCCAGTCACCCTTAATTGCAATTTctgtgtttctttctttcttgtatGGAAAACTTTTATACTCTATGCGTTATACAAATTTGAACGTCAAAAATTGAATTGAAATAGTCAATTTGAATATGTATCATGCAAAATCCAAATAATCCCTATGATATAAAAGCCATCGActgcataaattttttttttactttttggtCCTTGGTGCAAACAAATCTCTTTATGCCATTTTTAGTACGAAACGAGGATGAAAACTTTGATGTCATCATTAATGTGCTGAGTTTTTAAGTAAATGGCATTTTATGTGCTGGTTATCAATtttgtatatacatatatatatatatatttgtatgtatatatatatatatatacaaacaCGTATATAAATAAGTTTATGGAATTAGATATATACACATGCAAAcacacttataaaaatatatacagATATATACTCAATTATCATGGCATGGAACAACCGCCGGGGTGTTAGGGGACGCAATTCAGATCGCATGAGACAAGATGAGGAAGATGAGGCCTTACTACTTATGAGTGCCTCGTTAATGTTAATGCATCCGTCTCTTGCACACATAAGGAACAATCAACCAATTCCGCAACATGATGGCTCAATCACCAATAGACAATGGGTGGAGCGATTACTGAACGGTCATCATAGACGATCAATAGACAACATGCGTATCACAGTTGATAATTTTCTGCAACTTTTAGATCTCCTTGTGAAGCGCCAGTACGTTCCACACAACTACCAACAGCGTGTGCCCATATAGGAGGCGCTAGCTATGACCTTAATGTTGGTGAGCCACAAGCATACGTATCGTGTGTTGGGGAGTATTTTTTATCGATCCATTGAGACGATTAACCGAAATATAAAAAAGGTGCTCCGAGCCCCGTGTCTATTTGCAGCTGAAATAATACGATTGGGTGACCAGACTACAGTTTATCCACGAATTGCAAACTCAACAAATTTTTATCCGTGGTTCAAGGTAATGTATACAGAAGCGTTTTTATCATAGGGGTTGCTGTTGTTTTGTTATTACAAACTAAATGACTAATATGCGTTTTTCATGAATATTAGAATGCCGTAGGAGCAATGGATGGCACCCACATCTCAGCTTGTCCTTTGACAGGCGAGCAAATGGCATATACAAATTGGCACGGGTTTCAATCACAGAATGTTATGGCAATGTGTGACCATGACATGCGCTTCATCTATGTGTATGCTGGATGGGAGAGAAGTGCACATGATGCGCAAGTATTGGAGTCAGCATTAGCATATCCGTCCGATTTTCCACTGCCGCAACCTGGTAATTAATCGTCAGGATTTTCCAAGTTAATAAATGAAATGCTTTAAATGCTAAACTCCCGTCACTTGGCATGTTTGATTAActtattttcactttttcaatTAGGCAACTACTACTTAGTTGATGCGGCATATAGGAATGTTCCTGGCTTCATGCCCCCGTATAAAAACGTGGGCCCCAAATCACCGGCAAAGAGCTTGTTCAATACTCGGCATTCACAGCTTCGAAATATCATTGAGCATACGTTCGGTGTGCTAAAGAAAAGATTCAAATTTTTAAAGGGTCCGATAGATAATTTCTACATGAGCACTCAAATAACTATAGTCATTGCTTGTTGTGCGCTACACAACTTTTTAAGGATGCACCAGCCAGAAGATGACCATTTTCAACGGTTTGAAGTAGAGGATGTGCATTTAAATGAAGAGCCGCCGTTCGCATTGAACGTATCTCCTGCAGAGCTTGCGGAATGGAAAGCTAAGCGAGACTACATAGCGACTCAAATGTACGCAGCACGGGGGCGACGACGCCGCTAGGTGTTTTTTGAATTCATCGATAAATAATTGTTAGTAACAGTACAATTGATGGATGGAGTGTACTTAAAATGGCCTCTTCCTCCAAGCTAATAAATTAATGTGTACGGTATTTGTATTAAGTGTGAATCGGTTTATATTTTAAGTCgcaaaagtcaaaattttcaaagtcAAAGTCAACTGATTAAATTCAATAATGAGCACCTGTCCAAACGCTAGTTTACACGATTTACTTACTATCTAAACGTCTATTTCATATTTACGCAATCTTACAAAGTAACCTtaaaaaaatcccaaataaTCTATTGTCCAAACGAACCCTAATTTACAGCTTTTGACGACATACTTTGCATCTTTTATTGTAGTCCACGACAATTTTAGACGGTGCAGAGGTAAAAGGGTCTATTCCATGAAAAGTGTTTTTTCACTTATTTTCTCACATTTCAATTGGCCAACATGATAGACCccaaacgtttcttgcattaactATTTAAAGTTTAAGGAATATTTGGTAAGTAGGTTTTATACTGACGAATAagtttcaaattcaataatTAGATTTTGTAATAAACTATTTTTTTAATAGGGAATTAATGTTCACTTACCTATTTGTCTCGTATTTTTagttaaaaataagaaagttaAAAACAATACtagaagaaatggagagagtGGGAagaaaatagaagaagaaggaaggtaaaatgaaaaataaatgtaAATCCCATAGTAACTTTAATAGTTTCGCCATCCAATGTAGTTATAGATAATAGCGTGAAAAACAAAGCCTGGTGGTGCCAACTTATTAGGTGGTGGATGGGGCCTTACTAATTTCTATTCCAAACAAATTTGTCTTTGTGTATAAATAACTTGGAATTGCGGTATAAATAAATTATAATATGTGTAAAAAAACCTTGAAATAATCATTTTATCTTGAGATGGAGAGAAATAGAACTTGTCACTACTCGAATTTCTATTAGGTGTACCACCTATATAAGTAGTGGCTAGAGTGAAAATTATTTTTCGGTGATTGGGTCATAGCTAATAACaaattctttttaattttatagCTACACTTTAAATTTATGTTATTCACTTAGCATGTAACATTAGGGAAATTTCATTAAGactctattttttattatttgcactCTCACAATTTGTTGTATCATATAGTCTAATTAATGAAAACTATATAATTAAAATGAGAAATAGCATTTCCCTCAATTTATATTTAATAAACATATACCCCACGTTATACTTGGCAGTTTTTAGAAATAATGCATTCAATATTAAAACACTCTCGACTAGTCTGCTTGCTGCCTGTTTGGTGCAAAATACCGTTTACATAAATTCAGCGGAGTCAATCAATTTAACCGCCAACTGGTTAAATGGGTTTTAATGAACTAGCCGGTTTAATGAACCGATTGCAATTCTGACCAAATTCTTTACTCTCAATTAAATGCAAGATCGAGTGTGAATATTTTAACTACGCAAATACAATAAAGGTATCTGTTTAACCTCTGCATTAATCAGCaggaaaaaaatataataaataatcaGAGTGGTATTTTCATtgtttatataattttttttttaaaaaaaaactatttaagTTGAACTAGTTATGTAGCTCAGTTGGCTAGGTGGTCAGTCACCCTCAAAGTACTTCTTTCGCTAACGTCGTGAGTTTAAATCCCAGCCTTGGCAAGTACATTGTATTCTTAtcataaaaagaatttttaactTTGAATTAAAAATTAGGGAgaatgacctgtttcatcccttacatttcacaaaaaatattcttttcgtccctcacttttaaaatgaagcaattccatccctgacatttaaaaattaaaactattatATCCTTGAACccaattttcaatctgaatcaaaccacctACCAACCTGATTACAAATGTTGGAGGtataattggtagatcacttggttaactcaaTTTAAATATAACTCAACTTGAATTCCTACATtgtcattgtatacactgatgGTTTTATGTACCTAccatatcatttcaatttaaatttaaacaccaaattttgtcagattgaaaattaggttcagaGATGTaatagttttaaattttaaatgtcagggatgaaattgcttcattttaaaagtgagggacgaaaaaaatatttttgtgaaatgtgagggatgaaatgGGTCATTTTCCCTAAAAATTATGTTCCCATATTTGTGTGATTATTCATCATGAAGAGACATTGTATTGAATAACTGAACTTCTTAACAAAAAATTTAGTTGAAGAAATAAATTTAATCAATAAACATTATCCAACCATACAAAGAATTATTACATGCACCAATATGTCGATTGTAAAATTTAATAAACTTTCTTGCCTTATAtggtcaaaaaaaaattcaaataaagagataatttGCTAGAagagagaattttttttaaaaacaattaaTTTTATGAGAGAAAAATGACTATGAcatttgatttgattgattaGTTGGCAGAGAAGATTCAAATAGTATTTGATTcataaattttcttaaattggctattccaaataaaagaaattattttgattgaaaatgatgcCACTTTTGTCGATTAACTGTGCCACGTAATAAAGGAAATGAATTGACTTAAAAACTGGCTTTGGCATATAGAACATATGCAATTTGTCTCTCCCAATTAAGGACAGTTACCAGATGAGCTTGAGGTCCCTAAATCAACTCTCAAGCCATCGTCTCTTTCGCCTTCGTCCTGATAGGATATGaatagaggtggcaaaatgggcgggatgggcgggatttgcttgggtttgtgatggaaccgagtcatatgggtttgggcccaaccttacccatatgtgttttgggactaacttgggcgggatcactttgggatgggtttagattgatcccgcccaatacccaaatctattttctacatattttttttcctttaattcatttttatttttttatataattttaatatttttgatttattaaattttttttagttttattaaataaacatgcaagtgctttatactcaggattcccataaaaaattggattaacaaataaaggaaaaaatagatatacagtcatattccaacatatatcaagatgacCAAGGTACTTaaggtgttgaatatttatcctcatcattgtccaaagatgacaggtctaaattgactgaaatgttgaaaattcttgtggataatgactaggaaaactactagattatattctctagtatgactataaaaattgttaaagataattttttaatctaagactccgtttggattggctattttttcaaaaaataagtttttcaaatacaatgttacagtaatatacaataactcaaaaaacatcccatccatattagtatatcaaatatttcaaaaaaattttatagtaaaaaattttcatatacactgctataataaaatatttcaaaaataccccccaaaaaatagctaaaccaaacagagcccttgttatttgagcccaatgggtacccaagtatttcccaagtattcccatcaattaatgggtacaattgggatttgtcccattttaaacccaatatcaaaatccaatacccatcccgtccaaagtccccatgggcatgggtaacccattgggacttgggacaaattgccacctctagatATGAAGTCTCTCTTAAgataaaaacagaaaacaaaaaaaaaaaacacgaaATGTAGATGATTTAGAGTAGTACATTTAATCAATTATAATGGACATGGGATTGTACTTTCTCGTAGCCTTCTTTATTCTACCCTTTTccttttaggattttttttctttgcggGTTACTCATTAAACATTCCATGCGGAAAATGACATAAAATTGTTGGCCTGTTAtccttttgttttatttgcttGTGTCATGGTTTATCCAGACTGGAGGTGTGTGTAAGAGATAACATAAAAGGCAATTTAGATTCCTTTAACGGTAGTGAGTGAGTTCTAGTTTAAGATTTTAATTCTTGTTGTCACAATTACTTTCCAA
Above is a genomic segment from Coffea eugenioides isolate CCC68of chromosome 5, Ceug_1.0, whole genome shotgun sequence containing:
- the LOC113770409 gene encoding uncharacterized protein LOC113770409 isoform X1, with translation MTADKRKKPSCDSSPISYTSDCSSHSSTASNNYIDCLSTYIEQMASRIQWTDAMDEAFLIAYVSFRENNWWDNKKSLETNYDMLASHLVSNGIMTVTGQQLQTRFYHIKKKWDLFCNLRGISSKSETGFGWNEDSYCFTADEEHWQNLVQTNSSYADFKKENSCYWYDRLTPLLLGRHATGSRAQSASEVVPSEPPHRERANTYARSRKGKGKASSSMSPNPASMGVQGDEGDVYYVPPVPGAVGGKRSASSLGTSDEPEGTRGSKLTRSSTGLEDAISKIGNYSEVVLEDRQSRMEFESLYSAIQCQDVIDTMEIPDNWRIHANCHYANSDREGERVIFLRASAADRYGYILKLMQEKGLA
- the LOC113770409 gene encoding uncharacterized protein LOC113770409 isoform X2, coding for MASRIQWTDAMDEAFLIAYVSFRENNWWDNKKSLETNYDMLASHLVSNGIMTVTGQQLQTRFYHIKKKWDLFCNLRGISSKSETGFGWNEDSYCFTADEEHWQNLVQTNSSYADFKKENSCYWYDRLTPLLLGRHATGSRAQSASEVVPSEPPHRERANTYARSRKGKGKASSSMSPNPASMGVQGDEGDVYYVPPVPGAVGGKRSASSLGTSDEPEGTRGSKLTRSSTGLEDAISKIGNYSEVVLEDRQSRMEFESLYSAIQCQDVIDTMEIPDNWRIHANCHYANSDREGERVIFLRASAADRYGYILKLMQEKGLA
- the LOC113771051 gene encoding uncharacterized protein LOC113771051 — its product is MAWNNRRGVRGRNSDRMRQDEEDEALLLMSASLMLMHPSLAHIRNNQPIPQHDGSITNRQWVERLLNGHHRRSIDNMRITVDNFLQLLDLLVKRQYVPHNYQQPEIIRLGDQTTVYPRIANSTNFYPWFKNAVGAMDGTHISACPLTGEQMAYTNWHGFQSQNVMAMCDHDMRFIYVYAGWERSAHDAQVLESALAYPSDFPLPQPGNYYLVDAAYRNVPGFMPPYKNVGPKSPAKSLFNTRHSQLRNIIEHTFGVLKKRFKFLKGPIDNFYMSTQITIVIACCALHNFLRMHQPEDDHFQRFEVEDVHLNEEPPFALNVSPAELAEWKAKRDYIATQMYAARGRRRR